A single Pan paniscus chromosome 21, NHGRI_mPanPan1-v2.0_pri, whole genome shotgun sequence DNA region contains:
- the TSHZ2 gene encoding teashirt homolog 2 isoform X1, producing the protein MPRRKQQAPKRAAGYAQEEQLKEEEEIKEEEEEEDSGSVAQLQGGNDTGTDEELETGPEQKGCFSYQNSPGSHLSNQDAENESLLSDASDQVSDIKSVCGRDASDKKANTHVRLPNEAHNCMDKMTAVYTNILSDSYWSGLGLGFKLSNSERRNCDTRNGSNKSDFDWHQDALSKSLQQNLPSRSVSKPSLFSSVQLYRQSSKMCGTVFTGASRFRCRQCSAAYDTLVELTVHMNETGHYQDDNRKKDKLRPTSYSKPRKRAFQDMDKEDAQKVLKCMFCGDSFDSLQDLSVHMIKTKHYQKVPLKEPVPTISSKMVTPAKKRVFDVNRPCSPDSTTGSFADSFSSQKNANLQLSSNNRYGYQNGASYTWQFEACKSQILKCMECGSSHDTLQQLTTHMMVTGHFLKVTSSASKKGKQLVLDPLAVEKMQSLSEAPNSDSLAPKPSSNSASDCTASTTELKKESKKERPEETSKDEKVVKSEDYEDPLQKPLDPTIKYQYLREEDLEDGSKGGGDILKSLENTVTTAINKAQNGAPSWSAYPSIHAAYQLSEGTKPPLPMGSQVLQIRPNLTNKLRPIAPKWKVMPLVSMPTHLAPYTQVKKESEDKDEAVKECGKESPHEEASSISHSDGDSFRKSETPPEAKKTELGPLKEEEKLMKEGSEKEKPQPLEPTSALSNGCALANHAPALPCINPLSALQSVLNNHLGKATEPLRSPSCSSPSSSTISMFHKSNLNLMDKPVLSPASTRSVSVSRRYLFENSDQPIDLTKSKSKKAESSQAQSCMSPPQKHALSDIADMVKVLPKATTPKPASSSRVPPMKLEMDVRRFEDVSSEVSTLHKRKGRQSNWNPQHLLILQAQFASSLFQTSEGKYLLSDLGPQERMQISKFTGLSMTTISHWLANVKYQLRKTGGTKFLKNMDKGHPIFYCSDCASQFRTPSTYISHLESHLGFQMKDMTRLSVDQQSKVEQEISRVSSAQRSPETIAAEEDTDSKFKCKLCCRTFVSKHAVKLHLSKTHSKSPEHHSQFVTDVDEE; encoded by the coding sequence GCTACGCCCAGGAGGAACAgctgaaagaagaggaggaaataaaagaagaggaggaggaggaggacagcgGTTCAGTAGCTCAACTGCAGGGTGGCAATGACACAGGGACGGACGAGGAGCTAGAAACGGGCCCAGAGCAAAAAGGCTGCTTCAGCTACCAGAACTCTCCAGGAAGTCATTTGTCCAATCAGGATGCCGAGAACGAGTCTCTGCTGAGCGACGCCAGTGATCAGGTGTCGGACATCAAGAGTGTCTGCGGCAGAGATGCCTCGGACAAGAAAGCAAACACTCACGTCAGGCTTCCAAACGAAGCACACAATTGCATGGATAAAATGACCGCTGTCTACACCAACATCCTGTCGGATTCCTACTGGTCAGGCCTGGGCCTTGGCTTCAAGCTGTCCAATAGTGAGAGGAGGAACTGTGACACCCGAAACGGCAGCAACAAGAGTGATTTTGATTGGCACCAAGACGCTCTGTCCAAAAGCCTGCAGCAGAACTTGCCTTCTAGGTCCGTCTCGAAACCCAGCCTGTTCAGCTCGGTGCAGTTGTACCGGCAGAGCAGCAAGATGTGCGGGACTGTGTTCACAGGGGCCAGCAGATTCCGATGCCGACAGTGCAGCGCGGCCTATGACACCCTAGTCGAGCTGACTGTGCACATGAATGAAACAGGCCACTATCAAGATGACAACCGCAAAAAAGACAAGCTCAGACCCACGAGCTATTCAAAGCCCAGGAAAAGGGCTTTCCAGGATATGGACAAAGAGGATGCTCAAAAGGTTCTCAAATGTATGTTTTGTGGCGACTCCTTCGATTCCCTCCAAGATTTGAGCGTCCacatgattaaaacaaaacattaccAAAAAGTGCCTTTGAAGGAGCCAGTCCCAACCATTTCCTCGAAAATGGTCACCCCGGCTAAGAAACGCGTTTTTGATGTCAATCGGCCGTGTTCCCCCGATTCAACCACAGGATCTTTTGcagattctttttcttctcagaagAACGCCAACTTGCAGTTGTCCTCCAACAACCGCTATGGCTACCAAAATGGAGCCAGCTACACCTGGCAGTTTGAGGCCTGCAAGTCCCAGATCTTAAAGTGCATGGAGTGTGGGAGCTCCCATGACACCTTGCAGCAGCTCACCACCCACATGATGGTCACAGGTCACTTTCTCAAGGTCACCAGCTCTGCCTCCAAGAAAGGGAAGCAGCTGGTATTAGACCCGCTAGCAGTGGAGAAAATGCAGTCGTTGTCCGAGGCCCCAAACAGTGATTCTCTGGCTCCCAAGCCATCCAGTAACTCAGCATCAGATTGTACAGCCTCTACAACTGAGTTAAAGAAAGAGAGTAAAAAAGAAAGGCCAGAGGAAACCAGCAAGGATGAGAAAGTCGTGAAAAGCGAGGACTATGAAGATCCTCTACAAAAACCTTTAGACCCTACAATCAAATATCAATACCTAAGGGAGGAAGACTTGGAAGATGGCTCAAAGGGTGGAGGGGACATTTTGAAATCTTTGGAAAATACTGTCACCACAGCCATCAACAAAGCCCAAAACGGGGCCCCCAGCTGGAGTGCCTACCCCAGCATCCACGCAGCCTACCAGCTGTCTGAGGGCACCAAGCCACCTTTGCCTATGGGATCCCAGGTACTGCAGATCCGGCCTAATCTCACCAACAAGCTGAGGCCCATTGCACCAAAATGGAAAGTGATGCCACTGGTTTCTATGCCCACACACCTGGCCCCTTACACTCAAGTCAAGAAGGAGTCAGAAGACAAAGATGAAGCGGTGAAGGAGTGTGGGAAAGAAAGTCCCCATGAAGAGGCCTCATCTATCAGCCACAGTGACGGCGATTCTTTCCGCAAAAGCGAAACACCTCCAGAAGCCAAAAAGACCGAGCTGGGTCccctgaaggaggaggagaagctgaTGAAAGAGGGCAGCGAGAAGGAGAAACCCCAGCCCCTGGAGCCCACATCTGCTCTGAGCAACGGGTGCGCCCTCGCCAACCACGCCCCGGCCCTGCCATGCATCAACCCACTCAGCGCCCTGCAGTCCGTCCTGAACAATCACTTGGGGAAAGCCACGGAGCCCTTGCGCTCACCTTCCTGCTCCAGCCCAAGTTCAAGCACAATTTCCATGTTCCACAAGTCGAATCTCAATCTCATGGACAAGCCGGTCTTGAGTCCTGCCTCCACAAGGTCAGTCAGCGTGTCCAGGCGCTACCTGTTTGAGAACAGCGATCAGCCCATCGACCTGACCAAGTCCAAAAGCAAGAAAGCCGAGTCCTCGCAAGCACAATCCTGTATGTCCCCACCTCAGAAGCACGCTCTGTCTGACATCGCCGACATGGTCAAAGTCCTCCCCAAAGCCACCACCCCAAAgccagcctcctcctccagggtccCCCCCATGAAGCTGGAAATGGATGTCAGGCGCTTTGAGGATGTCTCCAGTGAAGTCTCAACTTTGCATAAAAGAAAAGGCCGGCAGTCCAACTGGAATCCTCAGCATCTTCTGATTCTACAAGCCCAGTTTGCCTCGAGCCTCTTCCAGACATCAGAGGGCAAATACCTGCTGTCTGATCTGGGCCCACAAGAGCGTATGCAAATCTCTAAGTTTACGGGACTCTCAATGACCACTATCAGTCACTGGCTGGCCAACGTCAAGTACCAGCTTAGGAAAACGGGCGGGacaaaatttctgaaaaacatGGACAAAGGCCACCCCATCTTTTATTGCAGTGACTGTGCCTCCCAGTTCAGAACCCCTTCTACCTACATCAGTCACTTAGAATCTCACCTGGGTTTCCAAATGAAGGACATGACCCGCTTGTCAGTGGACCAGCAAAGCAAGGTGGAGCAAGAGATCTCCCGAGTATCGTCGGCTCAGAGGTCTCCAGAAACAATAGCTGCCGAAGAGGACACAGACTCTAAATTCAAGTGTAAGTTGTGCTGTCGGACATTTGTGAGCAAACATGCGGTAAAACTCCACCTAAGCAAAACGCACAGCAAGTCACCCGAACACCATTCACAGTTTGTAACAGACGTGGATGAAGAATAG
- the TSHZ2 gene encoding teashirt homolog 2 isoform X2 — MPRRKQQAPKRAAGYAQEEQLKEEEEIKEEEEEEDSGSVAQLQGGNDTGTDEELETGPEQKGCFSYQNSPGSHLSNQDAENESLLSDASDQVSDIKSVCGRDASDKKANTHVRLPNEAHNCMDKMTAVYTNILSDSYWSGLGLGFKLSNSERRNCDTRNGSNKSDFDWHQDALSKSLQQNLPSRSVSKPSLFSSVQLYRQSSKMCGTVFTGASRFRCRQCSAAYDTLVELTVHMNETGHYQDDNRKKDKLRPTSYSKPRKRAFQDMDKEDAQKVLKCMFCGDSFDSLQDLSVHMIKTKHYQKVPLKEPVPTISSKMVTPAKKRVFDVNRPCSPDSTTGSFADSFSSQKNANLQLSSNNRYGYQNGASYTWQFEACKSQILKCMECGSSHDTLQQLTTHMMVTGHFLKVTSSASKKGKQLVLDPLAVEKMQSLSEAPNSDSLAPKPSSNSASDCTASTTELKKESKKERPEETSKDEKVVKSEDYEDPLQKPLDPTIKYQYLREEDLEDGSKGGGDILKSLENTVTTAINKAQNGAPSWSAYPSIHAAYQLSEGTKPPLPMGSQVLQIRPNLTNKLRPIAPKWKVMPLVSMPTHLAPYTQVKKESEDKDEAVKECGKESPHEEASSISHSDGDSFRKSETPPEAKKTELGPLKEEEKLMKEGSEKEKPQPLEPTSALSNGCALANHAPALPCINPLSALQSVLNNHLGKATEPLRSPSCSSPSSSTISMFHKSNLNLMDKPVLSPASTRSVSVSRRYLFENSDQPIDLTKSKSKKAESSQAQSCMSPPQKHALSDIADMVKVLPKATTPKPASSSRVPPMKLEMDVRRFEDVSSEVSTLHKRKGRQSNWNPQHLLILQAQFASSLFQTSEGKYLLSDLGPQERMQISKFTGLSMTTISHWLANVKYQLRKTGGTKFLKNMDKGHPIFYCSDCASQFRTPSTYISHLESHLGFQMKDMTRLSVDQQSKVEQEISRVSSAQRSPETIAAEEDTDSKFK, encoded by the coding sequence GCTACGCCCAGGAGGAACAgctgaaagaagaggaggaaataaaagaagaggaggaggaggaggacagcgGTTCAGTAGCTCAACTGCAGGGTGGCAATGACACAGGGACGGACGAGGAGCTAGAAACGGGCCCAGAGCAAAAAGGCTGCTTCAGCTACCAGAACTCTCCAGGAAGTCATTTGTCCAATCAGGATGCCGAGAACGAGTCTCTGCTGAGCGACGCCAGTGATCAGGTGTCGGACATCAAGAGTGTCTGCGGCAGAGATGCCTCGGACAAGAAAGCAAACACTCACGTCAGGCTTCCAAACGAAGCACACAATTGCATGGATAAAATGACCGCTGTCTACACCAACATCCTGTCGGATTCCTACTGGTCAGGCCTGGGCCTTGGCTTCAAGCTGTCCAATAGTGAGAGGAGGAACTGTGACACCCGAAACGGCAGCAACAAGAGTGATTTTGATTGGCACCAAGACGCTCTGTCCAAAAGCCTGCAGCAGAACTTGCCTTCTAGGTCCGTCTCGAAACCCAGCCTGTTCAGCTCGGTGCAGTTGTACCGGCAGAGCAGCAAGATGTGCGGGACTGTGTTCACAGGGGCCAGCAGATTCCGATGCCGACAGTGCAGCGCGGCCTATGACACCCTAGTCGAGCTGACTGTGCACATGAATGAAACAGGCCACTATCAAGATGACAACCGCAAAAAAGACAAGCTCAGACCCACGAGCTATTCAAAGCCCAGGAAAAGGGCTTTCCAGGATATGGACAAAGAGGATGCTCAAAAGGTTCTCAAATGTATGTTTTGTGGCGACTCCTTCGATTCCCTCCAAGATTTGAGCGTCCacatgattaaaacaaaacattaccAAAAAGTGCCTTTGAAGGAGCCAGTCCCAACCATTTCCTCGAAAATGGTCACCCCGGCTAAGAAACGCGTTTTTGATGTCAATCGGCCGTGTTCCCCCGATTCAACCACAGGATCTTTTGcagattctttttcttctcagaagAACGCCAACTTGCAGTTGTCCTCCAACAACCGCTATGGCTACCAAAATGGAGCCAGCTACACCTGGCAGTTTGAGGCCTGCAAGTCCCAGATCTTAAAGTGCATGGAGTGTGGGAGCTCCCATGACACCTTGCAGCAGCTCACCACCCACATGATGGTCACAGGTCACTTTCTCAAGGTCACCAGCTCTGCCTCCAAGAAAGGGAAGCAGCTGGTATTAGACCCGCTAGCAGTGGAGAAAATGCAGTCGTTGTCCGAGGCCCCAAACAGTGATTCTCTGGCTCCCAAGCCATCCAGTAACTCAGCATCAGATTGTACAGCCTCTACAACTGAGTTAAAGAAAGAGAGTAAAAAAGAAAGGCCAGAGGAAACCAGCAAGGATGAGAAAGTCGTGAAAAGCGAGGACTATGAAGATCCTCTACAAAAACCTTTAGACCCTACAATCAAATATCAATACCTAAGGGAGGAAGACTTGGAAGATGGCTCAAAGGGTGGAGGGGACATTTTGAAATCTTTGGAAAATACTGTCACCACAGCCATCAACAAAGCCCAAAACGGGGCCCCCAGCTGGAGTGCCTACCCCAGCATCCACGCAGCCTACCAGCTGTCTGAGGGCACCAAGCCACCTTTGCCTATGGGATCCCAGGTACTGCAGATCCGGCCTAATCTCACCAACAAGCTGAGGCCCATTGCACCAAAATGGAAAGTGATGCCACTGGTTTCTATGCCCACACACCTGGCCCCTTACACTCAAGTCAAGAAGGAGTCAGAAGACAAAGATGAAGCGGTGAAGGAGTGTGGGAAAGAAAGTCCCCATGAAGAGGCCTCATCTATCAGCCACAGTGACGGCGATTCTTTCCGCAAAAGCGAAACACCTCCAGAAGCCAAAAAGACCGAGCTGGGTCccctgaaggaggaggagaagctgaTGAAAGAGGGCAGCGAGAAGGAGAAACCCCAGCCCCTGGAGCCCACATCTGCTCTGAGCAACGGGTGCGCCCTCGCCAACCACGCCCCGGCCCTGCCATGCATCAACCCACTCAGCGCCCTGCAGTCCGTCCTGAACAATCACTTGGGGAAAGCCACGGAGCCCTTGCGCTCACCTTCCTGCTCCAGCCCAAGTTCAAGCACAATTTCCATGTTCCACAAGTCGAATCTCAATCTCATGGACAAGCCGGTCTTGAGTCCTGCCTCCACAAGGTCAGTCAGCGTGTCCAGGCGCTACCTGTTTGAGAACAGCGATCAGCCCATCGACCTGACCAAGTCCAAAAGCAAGAAAGCCGAGTCCTCGCAAGCACAATCCTGTATGTCCCCACCTCAGAAGCACGCTCTGTCTGACATCGCCGACATGGTCAAAGTCCTCCCCAAAGCCACCACCCCAAAgccagcctcctcctccagggtccCCCCCATGAAGCTGGAAATGGATGTCAGGCGCTTTGAGGATGTCTCCAGTGAAGTCTCAACTTTGCATAAAAGAAAAGGCCGGCAGTCCAACTGGAATCCTCAGCATCTTCTGATTCTACAAGCCCAGTTTGCCTCGAGCCTCTTCCAGACATCAGAGGGCAAATACCTGCTGTCTGATCTGGGCCCACAAGAGCGTATGCAAATCTCTAAGTTTACGGGACTCTCAATGACCACTATCAGTCACTGGCTGGCCAACGTCAAGTACCAGCTTAGGAAAACGGGCGGGacaaaatttctgaaaaacatGGACAAAGGCCACCCCATCTTTTATTGCAGTGACTGTGCCTCCCAGTTCAGAACCCCTTCTACCTACATCAGTCACTTAGAATCTCACCTGGGTTTCCAAATGAAGGACATGACCCGCTTGTCAGTGGACCAGCAAAGCAAGGTGGAGCAAGAGATCTCCCGAGTATCGTCGGCTCAGAGGTCTCCAGAAACAATAGCTGCCGAAGAGGACACAGACTCTAAATTCAAGT